A single window of Dermacentor albipictus isolate Rhodes 1998 colony chromosome 1, USDA_Dalb.pri_finalv2, whole genome shotgun sequence DNA harbors:
- the LOC139054786 gene encoding carbohydrate sulfotransferase 5-like isoform X1 has translation MRASMKTKTRFALLLASIFLLSYSVLYSWRALQLHFPQRSFLTEGVGTTESPVVVNEHTMASADTSDSSLERLLPAAFRAALERYPVVAAADVKIVVIVAYYRSGSSFVGELLSSAPRTFFHFEPLIPFTVSGSIRPGRQSHAFRLIDELLRCRFEPLYTVWLENNPYYKFNHFLADLCEDGESCSSPGHLSALCSRAETQVFKFTRLRVSQVASWIERNPDIAQSVRVVHLVRDPRAIYSSRRGIRWCTDYKHCDSAATLCDQMRSDLDAFGELTRRLQINRTYQIRFEDLAADPLNETMRVFVSLGLNYAPSVSKYIQTHTATASAAEMRNDHSTKRNSKAVVHMWKQKLSRVKIREIETTCGDVLQRLGYTSGPTSAKDAKA, from the exons ATGAG aGCCTCAATGAAAACGAAAACACGTTTCGCTTTACTATTAGCCAGCATATTCCTCCTGAGCTACAGCGTATTATATTCGTGGAGAGCTTTGCAGCTAC ATTTCCCACAAAGAAGTTTCCTCACGGAAGGTGTAGGTACAACAGAATCTCCCGTTGTGGTCAACGAACATACAATGGCGTCAGCAGATACCAGTGATTCTTCTTTAGAAAGACTTCTCCCCGCTGCGTTTAGAGCGGCGCTCGAAAGATATCCCGTCGTCGCTGCAGCGGATGTGAAAATAGTGGTGATCGTCGCCTATTACCGGTCTGGGTCATCCTTTGTTGGCGAATTGCTGTCTTCAGCGCCAAGGACATTTTTCCACTTTGAGCCTCTTATTCCGTTCACTGTCAGCGGCAGCATACGACCAGGAAGACAGAGCCACGCTTTCCGTCTGATCGACGAGCTTCTAAGGTGCCGCTTCGAGCCGCTCTACACAGTGTGGCTGGAGAACAACCCTTACTACAAGTTCAACCACTTCCTGGCCGACCTCTGCGAAGATGGAGAGTCTTGCTCCTCCCCAGGTCACCTGTCTGCTCTCTGTTCAAGAGCCGAAACCCAAGTTTTCAAGTTCACCAGACTTCGCGTCAGCCAG GTGGCATCTTGGATTGAGCGAAACCCGGACATTGCGCAGTCTGTTCGCGTGGTCCACCTGGTGCGAGATCCGCGGGCCATCTACTCATCTAGAAGAGGTATTCGCTGGTGCACGGACTACAAGCACTGCGACAGCGCGGCCACCTTGTGCGACCAGATGCGCTCAGACTTGGATGCATTCGGGGAGCTCACCCGTCGACTGCAGATAAACAGAACCTACCAGATACGTTTCGAAGACCTCGCCGCGGACCCCCTGAACGAGACGATGCGCGTGTTCGTGAGCCTAGGTCTAAACTATGCACCATCCGTTTCGAAATACATTCAAACCCACACGGCAACAGCTTCAGCAGCGGAAATGAGGAACGATCACTCGACGAAGAGAAACTCGAAAGCGGTTGTGCACATGTGGAAGCAGAAGTTGTCGAGGGTAAAGATACGGGAAATAGAAACGACGTGCGGTGATGTTCTTCAAAGGCTTGGCTACACGAGCGGGCCGACAAGCGCGAAAGATGCAAAAGCCTAA
- the LOC139054786 gene encoding carbohydrate sulfotransferase 5-like isoform X2 has protein sequence MKTKTRFALLLASIFLLSYSVLYSWRALQLHFPQRSFLTEGVGTTESPVVVNEHTMASADTSDSSLERLLPAAFRAALERYPVVAAADVKIVVIVAYYRSGSSFVGELLSSAPRTFFHFEPLIPFTVSGSIRPGRQSHAFRLIDELLRCRFEPLYTVWLENNPYYKFNHFLADLCEDGESCSSPGHLSALCSRAETQVFKFTRLRVSQVASWIERNPDIAQSVRVVHLVRDPRAIYSSRRGIRWCTDYKHCDSAATLCDQMRSDLDAFGELTRRLQINRTYQIRFEDLAADPLNETMRVFVSLGLNYAPSVSKYIQTHTATASAAEMRNDHSTKRNSKAVVHMWKQKLSRVKIREIETTCGDVLQRLGYTSGPTSAKDAKA, from the exons ATGAAAACGAAAACACGTTTCGCTTTACTATTAGCCAGCATATTCCTCCTGAGCTACAGCGTATTATATTCGTGGAGAGCTTTGCAGCTAC ATTTCCCACAAAGAAGTTTCCTCACGGAAGGTGTAGGTACAACAGAATCTCCCGTTGTGGTCAACGAACATACAATGGCGTCAGCAGATACCAGTGATTCTTCTTTAGAAAGACTTCTCCCCGCTGCGTTTAGAGCGGCGCTCGAAAGATATCCCGTCGTCGCTGCAGCGGATGTGAAAATAGTGGTGATCGTCGCCTATTACCGGTCTGGGTCATCCTTTGTTGGCGAATTGCTGTCTTCAGCGCCAAGGACATTTTTCCACTTTGAGCCTCTTATTCCGTTCACTGTCAGCGGCAGCATACGACCAGGAAGACAGAGCCACGCTTTCCGTCTGATCGACGAGCTTCTAAGGTGCCGCTTCGAGCCGCTCTACACAGTGTGGCTGGAGAACAACCCTTACTACAAGTTCAACCACTTCCTGGCCGACCTCTGCGAAGATGGAGAGTCTTGCTCCTCCCCAGGTCACCTGTCTGCTCTCTGTTCAAGAGCCGAAACCCAAGTTTTCAAGTTCACCAGACTTCGCGTCAGCCAG GTGGCATCTTGGATTGAGCGAAACCCGGACATTGCGCAGTCTGTTCGCGTGGTCCACCTGGTGCGAGATCCGCGGGCCATCTACTCATCTAGAAGAGGTATTCGCTGGTGCACGGACTACAAGCACTGCGACAGCGCGGCCACCTTGTGCGACCAGATGCGCTCAGACTTGGATGCATTCGGGGAGCTCACCCGTCGACTGCAGATAAACAGAACCTACCAGATACGTTTCGAAGACCTCGCCGCGGACCCCCTGAACGAGACGATGCGCGTGTTCGTGAGCCTAGGTCTAAACTATGCACCATCCGTTTCGAAATACATTCAAACCCACACGGCAACAGCTTCAGCAGCGGAAATGAGGAACGATCACTCGACGAAGAGAAACTCGAAAGCGGTTGTGCACATGTGGAAGCAGAAGTTGTCGAGGGTAAAGATACGGGAAATAGAAACGACGTGCGGTGATGTTCTTCAAAGGCTTGGCTACACGAGCGGGCCGACAAGCGCGAAAGATGCAAAAGCCTAA
- the LOC139054786 gene encoding carbohydrate sulfotransferase 5-like isoform X3 yields the protein MASADTSDSSLERLLPAAFRAALERYPVVAAADVKIVVIVAYYRSGSSFVGELLSSAPRTFFHFEPLIPFTVSGSIRPGRQSHAFRLIDELLRCRFEPLYTVWLENNPYYKFNHFLADLCEDGESCSSPGHLSALCSRAETQVFKFTRLRVSQVASWIERNPDIAQSVRVVHLVRDPRAIYSSRRGIRWCTDYKHCDSAATLCDQMRSDLDAFGELTRRLQINRTYQIRFEDLAADPLNETMRVFVSLGLNYAPSVSKYIQTHTATASAAEMRNDHSTKRNSKAVVHMWKQKLSRVKIREIETTCGDVLQRLGYTSGPTSAKDAKA from the exons ATGGCGTCAGCAGATACCAGTGATTCTTCTTTAGAAAGACTTCTCCCCGCTGCGTTTAGAGCGGCGCTCGAAAGATATCCCGTCGTCGCTGCAGCGGATGTGAAAATAGTGGTGATCGTCGCCTATTACCGGTCTGGGTCATCCTTTGTTGGCGAATTGCTGTCTTCAGCGCCAAGGACATTTTTCCACTTTGAGCCTCTTATTCCGTTCACTGTCAGCGGCAGCATACGACCAGGAAGACAGAGCCACGCTTTCCGTCTGATCGACGAGCTTCTAAGGTGCCGCTTCGAGCCGCTCTACACAGTGTGGCTGGAGAACAACCCTTACTACAAGTTCAACCACTTCCTGGCCGACCTCTGCGAAGATGGAGAGTCTTGCTCCTCCCCAGGTCACCTGTCTGCTCTCTGTTCAAGAGCCGAAACCCAAGTTTTCAAGTTCACCAGACTTCGCGTCAGCCAG GTGGCATCTTGGATTGAGCGAAACCCGGACATTGCGCAGTCTGTTCGCGTGGTCCACCTGGTGCGAGATCCGCGGGCCATCTACTCATCTAGAAGAGGTATTCGCTGGTGCACGGACTACAAGCACTGCGACAGCGCGGCCACCTTGTGCGACCAGATGCGCTCAGACTTGGATGCATTCGGGGAGCTCACCCGTCGACTGCAGATAAACAGAACCTACCAGATACGTTTCGAAGACCTCGCCGCGGACCCCCTGAACGAGACGATGCGCGTGTTCGTGAGCCTAGGTCTAAACTATGCACCATCCGTTTCGAAATACATTCAAACCCACACGGCAACAGCTTCAGCAGCGGAAATGAGGAACGATCACTCGACGAAGAGAAACTCGAAAGCGGTTGTGCACATGTGGAAGCAGAAGTTGTCGAGGGTAAAGATACGGGAAATAGAAACGACGTGCGGTGATGTTCTTCAAAGGCTTGGCTACACGAGCGGGCCGACAAGCGCGAAAGATGCAAAAGCCTAA